The nucleotide sequence ATCCAAACGAAATTCCTCATCAacactttttcaacttccCAATAACCATATATCCTTACGTCGATAAGAATATTTGTCAGTACGAGATGCCTCTTAATAGGGAATTGACTATTAGCAGCCCGGGGAAAGTGCAAGATATGGGGAACTCTGTAAGGTATACTAAGAACAGGAAGCGGACTATGCAATCTACTcaaatagaagaagatatcagAAGGAGAAGTATATCAATGATTGGAAAGACTTCTGGTCCGTCTATCGAGTCAATGAAGaataaattcaaagaagtagTATCCAAGTGggatgaaaaagaagatcctGAACTGGCAATGAACTCTTTGTTGGAACATCAATTTGAGAAAGAACAGCCAGCTTCCGTTCGAGTCAATTTGgctcaattttttttcgaaGGCAAGCACGACCATGAATCTTTGACAGAGGATCCTGATTCAAAACTACTCTCTCAGTTACATTCGctacaaaaagaatatgtGGTAAAAATGAACGAGAAATTCATTTGTAACTTGGAATTATCAAAACCTGTTTACTCTATTATAGACCAGATTGATCTTACTTTAGATTTCGAAAGCCCAGAAAATGACCCAAGCTTCAAGGTAACGGCAGTAACCGCATGTATAGAAACGTTTGAGCTGATAAATCCGAAATTTTCCACTGAACAGAATGtatccaagaagaaaccaaatgGAACTCTGATTTATGAGAGTCATGCAACTAATTTCGATGAATGTAAAAGAATATCCATGAAACTTATGCCCCAGTGCTCCCCAACAACTATGATTACAAGTCAGTTCAAAACAGAtattttccaattgaaaTGGATGTTAACATTTAAGTTCGTCATGATCCCAATCTCTAGCGAGAAAGAGGAGTATTTCTTAGACAAAACTTATGAAGACAAAAAAGGCACGTTATATCATGCCaaaaaagatatagaaGGCTataattttgttttccatgTCCCACTTAATGTACTACCAACTGAAAAGCAACTCGCTGGTTGGTAGAAGAATACGGAGAAATGTTATCTACAAAGTGTGTCGATGTTAAACGTAAAATATGTTCTTGCAAATAAATtagaaaaaataattataaCATTATAAGTAGTACCTATTTCCAAGGGTTTTCAACCAACTCTTCAGACATATCAGAATATAAACTCTTATCAGCTTGGTTTGATGCACCGACTGAATCATTAATAGTCGACATTTCTGAAGCTGTGATAATATTACTGTTATTTTCACCGCTCACACccttcttgtctttttttttgaaccATGCGGCTTTATTATGCTCCTTCGcattatatttattaatGTTCTCGTTATCTTGGTTCCTCCCTTTATGCCTGTCATCTCCCTTTTCCCTTCTTGGGAAAAGTTTATTGAAACGTTGCTGCACAATTGCCATAGTATCCGATCCCCTATATGGATGTCTGCTATCGAACACATCAAACAAACGGTCATCTGTATAGTCTGTGAATATTCTGTAGTTGTTTGTATGCTGCCATTCTCGAACCCATGTTGAGTTATACTGATTAATTGTCTGTTCAGTGGTTGCGAGATCATCCACTGTCTTGAGCACAAGGGCATTATTTTTATGTTTCTTAGTAAAGTCTAGTAGTTTCACAGTTAACACTAAACCTGAAAGATAATCCTCAAATTGCCAACGAATATAATCTTCGCTTCCTTCATATGACGAATTCTTCGGGGTAGACCAATCATCTTGGTTCCAACTCTTTATTACAGACTGTATGATAATATCCATCCACTTCTTGTCACTATGGCTTAGTTGAAGGGCTTGATGTAGTTCcttatcttttttattCATGATTTGAACGGTAAAATCGTCTAGATTAACCAACACATCACAAAGAGATTTGCTTTGTTCCAGCAACAAAGTATTAGAAGTACCCGCTATGAACCACCTTGTtactgatgaagaaagGTCGTTAATCTGTTGTAAGGGGACATAAGGCGAAAAAAACCCGCCTTTAGTAAATATCTGTAACGGAAATCCCAAGAAGCGTAATACCGATATTCTATCGCTGGATTTGAACGAACTCTTCATAGTGATGTTTTTTGAGTATGTATCTAATAAAGGCGACCCACAATCCTGAATATTACTGAGTAGACATGGAATCAAACTGATGAATGAGAATTGGATATTACACAGTTGTTCAACATCATTTCCGTAAAAAAGAATTCGCTTTTCTAGAAGCATCGCTTTCAATATCACTAGAACATCTTTCCGTAAGTCGTATATCATCTTCCGTAGATTCAGGCCTATGTAGAGGTGactttcatcattatcatcatacTCAATTGAATTCAAATTCGAAAATAACGTGTCTATTATCGTGCGGTCGCTAAAGTCTCTCTGCAAAAAGAGCGCATTAGTTATGATAGCCAATTTATCTTTAATCTGTCCTACAATCGGCTTTCGAcatacaacaacaacagacTTTTGCACCGTAGAACGCACCACATCCTTAGATTTATTTAAAAGCTCATCACTCTGGATCTGTTTGGAACAGCTGATCGCAAAGAATGTACTATAACGTCCACTCTCTGCACCGTTTTTCAGCGAATCCCCAACACTAGAACAACATTTCTGATTTACTTCATCATAGAGCAGTGTGAAATAAGTAAAACTCTGTTCAAATGAATGCGCCCCATCAGGCAAGGCTTGGAACGGAAGATACTCCCATAGATTGTTTATGCTAAGCCCCGTATTTCCCCCATCATACCAATATTCAACTTCAGGGCCTCGAGTGTGATGGAAATCAACTAAACCACACCCGAAAATAACGTCCTTACTCATATCTTCTTAAGCCACTGACAAGAAAGTACAATTCTTGTGTTTTTACCTACTTTCAAGTTCCAGCAATTGGCTTTCTAATGTATTATATCCCTACATTCGTCCATTTAACACTCTAAAATCATGCATATTAATAGGTGAATCCTCTTAAATGTGTTTTAAGACTCTGCTTAGCTTAGTTGAggcaggaaaaaaaaaaaaaacatatacaagaaatcacgtgatatcATAAACCCACACACCTTCATTAGATTTTCCAAAACCTGCATCAACTACGCTTTAAACAATGCCAACTTAAGACCTAAGCAGATTAGACAGTGAGCGTAAGAGGCATTTACAGGATTGGATGCAATAGTGTAGGATAATCGAGGACACATCGggaaataatatatacaaggTTTGTTAGCACCTGTCAATTGGGAACAAGaaagtttgaaattgaGCAAGTAAAGGAGATATACATATTCCAAAGTCAAAGGCAAAAGGTGCATAATGGATGACTTAGAGGCTTCAATTGCTCAGATTATAGACCAAACGCAGGCTACGCTGTTTGAGAATCCAGAATTGAGCAtaaatgatgatatattgaCGATACCTTTGGGAGTAGACTCGTTTCCTGAAAAGCTTTTGTCAGGCGAGTTTTCGGAAGATGGTGCGACGTCATTGAATAGGAAAGagttgatattgaagaaaatattggGTGATGTGGTTTCTGGGACCGGAGAAAATAGTGTCCAGAAAGTGTGCTTGTTGCTGGACCTTTGTTACCATTTAAAATGTAGAAGTGAGGATGAAACGGAATCCAAAATGTGGGCTAGtctcttttttgatttaaCAGCTACATGCATACTGACGCTACCGTTCCCACATGAATTGGGGAATTTCTACTTGTATCTTAATTCAAGACTCCCATGGTACTTGGAAGGGTTATCTAAGGAGCCGGTACCAGTAGGGGAAACGAATTTGAAAATGGGAATTAGGCCTCCTGCGGCCAAACTTTTCTTCAGTATCGATACGCTTTTGAAAAACCTAAATTCACATTCGCTATTCTTAACTCCAGCCCACTTTGATCTTGTCCATAGATTGCTATGGTGGATCTCGCAAGTAATCCCAATAAACGATAATTGTAACATTAATAAAAGAGCTAAAATAATGGAAGACTACCCAGAGTCTTTTTGGGCTCCACATTTACCTGCTTTGGGTAGTTCTGCGACGATTCTTTCCGATTGGGTAAGTATCTGCGACGATTGGTTTTTACATCCGTTACACTGGGTCTTCTCGCATCCTAGAGATAAATTGAGCATTGAGCCCATTCTTCATAGGTTTTTGGATGAAGTACTATCGTTTGAATCTGATTTCTACAAAATGgtgaaaaacaagaaggaaaaaaatgcCAAACAACAAGCGGCTGTAAATGGGAAAGAATACTACTCATTGAATTTCATCAATGGGGACTTTGGCAAAATCAAGGATTCAAGAGATTCTATATCAGAATCTAAGATAGAGTTCTGGAAGTACTTCAACTCAGTTGCCGAAAAGAATGAGAATGTGATCCAACTCTTACCGTTGGAGCTCGACTTATTCGACCTAAAGGCCTTCCAGGACAGAATTGAAGCATTTGAATATGGGTATTTCCGGAAACTAGTCatcattcaaatattcttgACAGTCTCGTTGTTCCATGAGATTATTTCGGATTCCACTCTAGCTCATTACTGTGGCAAGATTTTCAACCAGACAGTGACAACTCATTCTACCAAGATGCGAGTGGAATATGGTGATAAT is from Kluyveromyces marxianus DMKU3-1042 DNA, complete genome, chromosome 2 and encodes:
- the RGP1 gene encoding Rgp1p; its protein translation is MHLHRRDRAIIEGNIKLEIIHESNPYFAGEPICLLIRLKHLGSEQQRETIKKKIDALEQKRRELIDSLNNDNESKPWLVKTLWNTFHQEERFKDESLQSQIDGLKKKLEFHEAVDLMSCFMQIVGQCSMDDDVIHMDSLSVGSKGPQLVGIGSQNTQSGEDDPLTSIVSSFFNTNLDEESLKASPLMSTETIDTKDWIKVPFLLIPQTLLFSELLLQPGETRVFKFNTERLRKDLPPSYTNSAHFNISYITQLGISINDPNEIPHQHFFNFPITIYPYVDKNICQYEMPLNRELTISSPGKVQDMGNSVRYTKNRKRTMQSTQIEEDIRRRSISMIGKTSGPSIESMKNKFKEVVSKWDEKEDPELAMNSLLEHQFEKEQPASVRVNLAQFFFEGKHDHESLTEDPDSKLLSQLHSLQKEYVVKMNEKFICNLELSKPVYSIIDQIDLTLDFESPENDPSFKVTAVTACIETFELINPKFSTEQNVSKKKPNGTLIYESHATNFDECKRISMKLMPQCSPTTMITSQFKTDIFQLKWMLTFKFVMIPISSEKEEYFLDKTYEDKKGTLYHAKKDIEGYNFVFHVPLNVLPTEKQLAGW
- the AVL9 gene encoding Avl9p, whose protein sequence is MSKDVIFGCGLVDFHHTRGPEVEYWYDGGNTGLSINNLWEYLPFQALPDGAHSFEQSFTYFTLLYDEVNQKCCSSVGDSLKNGAESGRYSTFFAISCSKQIQSDELLNKSKDVVRSTVQKSVVVVCRKPIVGQIKDKLAIITNALFLQRDFSDRTIIDTLFSNLNSIEYDDNDESHLYIGLNLRKMIYDLRKDVLVILKAMLLEKRILFYGNDVEQLCNIQFSFISLIPCLLSNIQDCGSPLLDTYSKNITMKSSFKSSDRISVLRFLGFPLQIFTKGGFFSPYVPLQQINDLSSSVTRWFIAGTSNTLLLEQSKSLCDVLVNLDDFTVQIMNKKDKELHQALQLSHSDKKWMDIIIQSVIKSWNQDDWSTPKNSSYEGSEDYIRWQFEDYLSGLVLTVKLLDFTKKHKNNALVLKTVDDLATTEQTINQYNSTWVREWQHTNNYRIFTDYTDDRLFDVFDSRHPYRGSDTMAIVQQRFNKLFPRREKGDDRHKGRNQDNENINKYNAKEHNKAAWFKKKDKKGVSGENNSNIITASEMSTINDSVGASNQADKSLYSDMSEELVENPWK
- the HPR1 gene encoding Hpr1p — translated: MDDLEASIAQIIDQTQATLFENPELSINDDILTIPLGVDSFPEKLLSGEFSEDGATSLNRKELILKKILGDVVSGTGENSVQKVCLLLDLCYHLKCRSEDETESKMWASLFFDLTATCILTLPFPHELGNFYLYLNSRLPWYLEGLSKEPVPVGETNLKMGIRPPAAKLFFSIDTLLKNLNSHSLFLTPAHFDLVHRLLWWISQVIPINDNCNINKRAKIMEDYPESFWAPHLPALGSSATILSDWVSICDDWFLHPLHWVFSHPRDKLSIEPILHRFLDEVLSFESDFYKMVKNKKEKNAKQQAAVNGKEYYSLNFINGDFGKIKDSRDSISESKIEFWKYFNSVAEKNENVIQLLPLELDLFDLKAFQDRIEAFEYGYFRKLVIIQIFLTVSLFHEIISDSTLAHYCGKIFNQTVTTHSTKMRVEYGDNTLNKNEKPLKFLSAKKHRILTFYQTNDTPFYELLKSIVNNEVETLKQKVGDYADMKDIHWSSAALSKPVINDSFKKFGWIKLGNKKLDSLWKVPSGLELAKKFSESNGKNPSELYKSIVSGYKENSELENNDSVNVKQWQALRSLRSEYLFEFNKVSEKTTLNGFADETLVTKDIESKKEILANRAQKKKNIHTQAVAEAEQYFKDIEQKRRDLLEAKIKSQREALESSKTENTSSADTGTENKTDAPKRELEGEPSESQEDSSPKKRKINPETSPETPEVATDGAEPTKVPETTDNSDAVENSEAPEAAA